The stretch of DNA tgtcatcctggactccactctctcatttcggtcccacatcaagagtatcactaaatctgccttttttcacctcagaaacatctcaaGACTCCGGCCCTCATTATCTGACTCAGTAACAGAGACCCTCATCCACTCGTTTATctcctcccgcctggactactgcagcGGTGTCCTGTCTGGGCTACCCAGTGAGGCCCCTGACAGGTTGCAGTatgtccaaaactcagctgccagggtgctaactcacaccaagccctggcagcacatcacccccatcctaaagcaacttcactggctcccagtcaaagcagcatcacctataaaatccttctcttgacctacaaatctctccactcacttgcacctaagcaaatctctgatctcctccacccctactcccagcCACGGCTTctcctcagacaaggacctactttccgttcctcgtaCCAGACTTAAAACATGTGGAGATAGGTGTCAAGGTATCAGTAATGTAAATGGTGCATTACGTAGTCACTTACTATATACAGGAAGTAACGCAAGAGTTGGCCAGTTAGACTTACGAGACCTGAGACATGTATGTTGATGTGCGAGTTGTGAATAAAGCACACAAGTCGAGTTCAATAAGCTGTGTCAGCCAACAGTTTATTTGACAatagggccttctgttcagcttcccctaccctatggaacaatctgccactgcacatccgttctgccccctctctactacagttaaaaaataatctaaaaacacatctcttctccatgtcctactcttcttaaacccacccctccggccctacccttccccccttcttttctcttgttattTTGACCAATTTCATCAGATTACACACACTCCTCCTGTCCAATCAGTCCATGCCTTTAAGCCCCACCCACAGTCACGTGACACGGTCTGCCTGCTGTTTCCTGTTCAGAACCTCACAGCTCAGAGAAGCTGCAGCTGCGGTGATTAGCCTGTTCAGTCCTTCTGGGGTTCCCGCCCAAAATGTATTCAGTTACAAACTCTGAGTCAGCAATCTTAGTATCATAGTTGTGTGACGTCCTCAGCGCCGGATCAAACCGGTTGTTCCCCTCCCACCTCCGGTGTGCAGGTGGCTGAATGTTTCCAAACCAGTTTCACAGGAAAAACAAGGAAGCTGCCGTTAAAATGGGTGTGACTGGCTTCAGATGGGGCTGGTGCACATATGAGCATAAATACGTTCAGCATCGTTCGCCTTCTTCACACCTTCAGAGATCATGGGAGTTCGAGGTTTGCACAAACTGATTCAAGAGTCGAACATCTTAACGGACTTTGAAGTAAGTGGCAGTAAAGTTGTGATCGATGGTCCAGGTCTGTACTACCATTTGTACTATAGAGCCGAACCAAAGCTGGACCAGCGCCATGGAGGAGAttattctgctttcagagacgAGGTCGGGAGGTTCTTTGATGCTCTGCGTCGCTGTGACATCACACCGTACGTCCTTCTGGATGGAGGCCACAAACCCCAAAAAGAAGAAACTCTTAAATCACGACTAAGAGATAAAGTTTCAAAAGCAACACGACTGGCAGAACCAGGTGGTGAGAGATCACGCGATGAGATCTTACCGCCTCTGGTGAAAGACGTCTTCATACAGCTGTTAAGGGACAGGCGGGTGGAGTTTGTGCAGAGCTCTGGAGAGGCCGACCTGGAGTGTGCTCTGCGGGCCAATGAGAGGAAATGTCCTGTGCTGTCAGACGACTCAGACTTTTACATCTTTCATGTGCAGGAAGGTTTCCTTCCTCTGAAAGAGTTCCAGTGGAAACAGGTGAGGGATGAAAGAATTCCTGCCAAACGCTACAGAATCACAGACTTCTGTCAACGTTTCCAGATACGACCTCGTCTCATGCCGGTCTTTGCTGCGCTGACAGGAAACGATTATTCCAGATTACAACAAGCTCCTCTGTCTCAGAAAGACATTCTCAAGCTTTTGAGGACTTTAACCCCAGATGTGGAAGGTGAATCGGCTCTGAGAGAAGTTTTAAGGTTCTGCAGTGAAGAAGAGATCCGACCTTTCCTGGATTCCGTTACAGAGTACGACTTGGTGGAGCCTGCGCCTCCCAGCCTGCCTCGTTGGATGGGTGATGCAGTTCAGACGGGGATACTAACCTCCTTCGTCACATCTGTGATGAACCACAGGACGATGATGCTGACCCCGCTGGTGGAAAACTCCTCACAGCCCAGCAGCTACACAGCAGCTCTCAGGATCAGACAGTACTTCTACGGACTGTTGGTGGGACAGCAGACGTGCACTGAATATGACCGAGATGGTAAAGACATCACACATAGAAGCATCTCACCTGTCCTGGCAGGGGTGACCATCGATGACCTGCAGCATCTGGATAAGGTAAGGAGGTCGAGTCAAGCCGGAGTCTGATGACAGTGTTCCATCTGAGTAATGAGATggtaaaatactttgtttacCCCAGAAGGAACTAACAGGAAATGTAGAATATTATTTGAATGTGGGTGTGTCCACAGCTTGGGGGCAGAAAGGTGTTACATGGGGCTCTAAACCTCCGTGAACCTCCGACACTGGAAGGGATCCCCGACAACCTGAAGCTGCCCGTCTGTGTGACCATCTTCTGGTTGGGGTACCGCCAACAGAAACACCCAGGACCTTGGAGCGCCCCCGTCCTGCAGGCCATCTTATTGGGGTTCGTCTATGGAGCAGATGACTCAGGTCGGTCCCTCAGTTTTAGGGCTGAGCAGGTGAAGGTTCCAGAACAAGTTCCGATCGTTTGTGTTGTTCTGCTCGTTCTGCAGATGGCGAGTTCAAGAGGAGGATGAGAGCCTTGAGGGATGAAGGTGGGGGCAGCCCCCTGCACTCGAATAATGCTCACGCATTCAACCAATGGCAGTGCTGCATGAGGCAGAGCCTCcatctgaaccagctgctgagtTTCCCTCTGCCAGAACCGGACTGTGCTCGGTAAGAACCAGACTTACACTGTGTaagaagtagggctgggcgcgttacctcgttattatcgcgttaactcgttaacacacaactgatagcagcaagtcattcaaggaaacagacagtggagcgaggcttctacataaaaactacagaaagatgctgatgttaaaagtgtgtttgcacaacaaatgttatggcactttcattcatatggcagcacatttaaaataaagctaaatgctaaaagctatacactacttttggattaatttttggattctgcgtacaaatgtgattaatcgtgattaatcagggaaatcatgcgattaatcgcgattaatcagggaaatcatgcgattaattgcgattaattagattaaacatgttaatcgttgcccagccctagttaaaataCAGAAGTGCTCTCAGtgagacaggaagtgatgcTTCGTCTGAGTCGTGTTGTTGTTCTCAGGCTTTGCTGCGGACCTCTGTTACACCGGCTGGCAGAACTGGAGGCAGAAACAGTGACGGAGCTGCAGCGTCTGATGGATGAAGAACAGAGAGGATTACTGGAGGCTTTACGGGAGGCCACAGAGACGGGAGGACCATGGGAAGTGCAGAAGAAAAAAGGTGGAAATGGGAACAAAAGGAAAGGTGCCGATGCCGATGCCAAAACGAGCCCGAAGAAGATGAAATGGAGCTGAGTTTTCTGTCGGTGGTGGAACCAGAGAAAGTTTCTCACAGagttattaatttattttacggCTTTAAGTCTTCCAAAAGTCATGAAAATCTGATTGGGCTCAGTTTTTTATTCATTACGGGTGCCAACATTAGACATATTACTCTGTTGCCAGACTCTTActattttagaggccttataactcagccatatgaaatcacagagacctcattcaaagtttatatgtgacagaagactctcggctttaactgaaccaaagggtttgttgatacatcatacagctttgacacaacggcagtttacgttttaagAAGACTACATCTCAGCTGAGGTGTAGTCGGCCGAGATGTCATTTCGAGCCAATTttgatactgcaccaattcctcgaacaaatgtctctcatgtccaaaatatctgcccgatctggataaatttaacttcaaaacacaggtatttttgtcctctttcccACAAAGTCaaactcattgagctctgcctcaCAGATTCCTCACAAATCGCCTCTGAGCGCAGAGAGTCGGCCCTCCAGCTGACATTCCGCCCATTATAAATGCCTGAAATCAtgaaattcaggtgaaaaaggattttaaaactgccataaaaaattagccacacatagtagccgaataaaaattacaccgctggcttctgccgtctcttggggcgctgacgaTTAAAAAATGattcggatacgacttttacttttcgaacagcgaccgtttgttcgagacattcgagtgcagtcaaaattaGAGTTccattttaagaagccatagtgagcgTACATGTCAGAGACACAGACGAGCCTCAATCTGATCcgcttttctcctttaaactgatagtgaggggaagtttgaaaatactcacaatgcaatgggaaaatgcattgaaaagcacttaccgaggccattttgaaaatgccataaaagctgtagaAGAAGTCATAAAAATATTATTCAAAGCGGCTCCTTAACTTTGTGGTTTTTATTTCCTGTTCTTCTTACATCTTTTACATCTTCTTGTATGTCTGTGTACTCGACAGAAGCTGTGTAATGAATAATCTGACAAATATCACTGTAACATTTGTATTTCATGAATAAAGTAACATGAAATAACTCAGAGTTAAAGCTGCATTTGTGTCTGGTTCAGTGGTGTAGTGGTCCCTGGAGAGGTGGGTATACTCTCAATTGTGCCCCAATTTTTTAAGAAGTCCAGAAAAATTAACCGTTTTAGATACAGTGACATGTAAGACTACTCTATTTAGTTTACCCAAAAATCTGTCAGTAGTATTTACTCACCATTAGAAAACTATCATGACTTGATCAGGTGCAGTTTGTAGCTGTTTCTGGTCCCACAAGCAGCCTGCAAGAAGGTCAAATATATTCAACATGAGGCAAATAATGGTGTTTCAGGTCATTTTTCAGCATTTAGAGAAATAAAATACTTAAAATCTGAAGTtgacaatgcatccttgttcatatttcaccaaaaatcattcccttccaaacatcaaaaccaatcagattATACACATTATGCTGCCTAGGTTTTGTTTCCTGCGCTCGTGGGCGGAGTAAGAGGGAGGTGGGTTTGGCCACATTGAGCCAGGTAGAGGCACAGGTGATATATGTTCGTGGGTGATTTAGTTCAGCATGGAGAATCC from Odontesthes bonariensis isolate fOdoBon6 chromosome 22, fOdoBon6.hap1, whole genome shotgun sequence encodes:
- the LOC142372957 gene encoding single-strand DNA endonuclease ASTE1-like, with the protein product MGVRGLHKLIQESNILTDFEVSGSKVVIDGPGLYYHLYYRAEPKLDQRHGGDYSAFRDEVGRFFDALRRCDITPYVLLDGGHKPQKEETLKSRLRDKVSKATRLAEPGGERSRDEILPPLVKDVFIQLLRDRRVEFVQSSGEADLECALRANERKCPVLSDDSDFYIFHVQEGFLPLKEFQWKQVRDERIPAKRYRITDFCQRFQIRPRLMPVFAALTGNDYSRLQQAPLSQKDILKLLRTLTPDVEGESALREVLRFCSEEEIRPFLDSVTEYDLVEPAPPSLPRWMGDAVQTGILTSFVTSVMNHRTMMLTPLVENSSQPSSYTAALRIRQYFYGLLVGQQTCTEYDRDGKDITHRSISPVLAGVTIDDLQHLDKLGGRKVLHGALNLREPPTLEGIPDNLKLPVCVTIFWLGYRQQKHPGPWSAPVLQAILLGFVYGADDSDGEFKRRMRALRDEGGGSPLHSNNAHAFNQWQCCMRQSLHLNQLLSFPLPEPDCARLCCGPLLHRLAELEAETVTELQRLMDEEQRGLLEALREATETGGPWEVQKKKGGNGNKRKGADADAKTSPKKMKWS